A genome region from Serinus canaria isolate serCan28SL12 chromosome 19, serCan2020, whole genome shotgun sequence includes the following:
- the GOSR1 gene encoding Golgi SNAP receptor complex member 1 isoform X1 — MAAGSSNYWEDLRKQARQLENELDLKLVSFSKLCTSYSSSRDGRRDRYSSDTTPLLNGSSQDRMFETMAVEIEQLLGKLTGINDKMAEYTNSAGVPSLNAALMHTLQRHRDILQDYTHEFHKTKANFLAIRERENLLGSVRKDIESYKSGSGVNNRRTELFLKEHEHLRNSDRLIEETISIAMATKENMTSQRGMLKSIQSKMNTLANRFPAVNSLIQRINLRKRRDSLILGGVIGVCTILLLLYAFH, encoded by the exons ATGGCGGCGGGGAGCAGCAACTACTGGGAAG ATCTGCGGAAGCAGGCGAGGCAGCTGGAGAACGAGCTGGACCTGAAGCTGGTCTCCTTCAGCAAGCTCTGCACCAGCTACAGCAGCTCCCGAGACGGAAGACGCGACAGGTATAG CTCTGACACAACTCCTCTGTTAAATGGATCAAGCCAGGACAGAATGTTTGAGACCATGGCTGTGGAGATTGAGCAACTTCTGGGAAAG ctgacTGGGATAAATGACAAGATGGCAGAGTACACCAACAGTGCGGGCGTGCCGTCGCTGAACGCGGCGCTGATGCACACGCTGCAGCGCCACAGGGACATCCTGCAG GATTACACACACGAATtccacaaaaccaaagcaaacttCTTGGCAATACGGGAAAGGGAGAATCTGTTGGGATCAGTACGGAAAGACATCGA GTCGTATAAAAGCGGCTCTGGCGTGAACAACAGGAGAACAGAGCTGTTCCTGAAGGAGCACGAGCACCTCCGCAA CTCAGATCGACTGATAGAAGAAACAATAAG cattgccatggcaacaaaagaaaatatgactTCTCAGAGAGGGATGTTGAAGTCAATACAAAGCAAGATGAATACCTTGGCAA ACCGTTTTCCAGCAGTGAACAGCCTGATCCAAAGGATCAACCTCCGGAAGCGACGGGATTCCCTCATCCTGGGCGGCGTCATCGGCGTCTGcaccatcctgctgctcctctacGCCTTCCATTGA
- the GOSR1 gene encoding Golgi SNAP receptor complex member 1 isoform X2 yields MAAGSSNYWEDLRKQARQLENELDLKLVSFSKLCTSYSSSRDGRRDSSDTTPLLNGSSQDRMFETMAVEIEQLLGKLTGINDKMAEYTNSAGVPSLNAALMHTLQRHRDILQDYTHEFHKTKANFLAIRERENLLGSVRKDIESYKSGSGVNNRRTELFLKEHEHLRNSDRLIEETISIAMATKENMTSQRGMLKSIQSKMNTLANRFPAVNSLIQRINLRKRRDSLILGGVIGVCTILLLLYAFH; encoded by the exons ATGGCGGCGGGGAGCAGCAACTACTGGGAAG ATCTGCGGAAGCAGGCGAGGCAGCTGGAGAACGAGCTGGACCTGAAGCTGGTCTCCTTCAGCAAGCTCTGCACCAGCTACAGCAGCTCCCGAGACGGAAGACGCGACAG CTCTGACACAACTCCTCTGTTAAATGGATCAAGCCAGGACAGAATGTTTGAGACCATGGCTGTGGAGATTGAGCAACTTCTGGGAAAG ctgacTGGGATAAATGACAAGATGGCAGAGTACACCAACAGTGCGGGCGTGCCGTCGCTGAACGCGGCGCTGATGCACACGCTGCAGCGCCACAGGGACATCCTGCAG GATTACACACACGAATtccacaaaaccaaagcaaacttCTTGGCAATACGGGAAAGGGAGAATCTGTTGGGATCAGTACGGAAAGACATCGA GTCGTATAAAAGCGGCTCTGGCGTGAACAACAGGAGAACAGAGCTGTTCCTGAAGGAGCACGAGCACCTCCGCAA CTCAGATCGACTGATAGAAGAAACAATAAG cattgccatggcaacaaaagaaaatatgactTCTCAGAGAGGGATGTTGAAGTCAATACAAAGCAAGATGAATACCTTGGCAA ACCGTTTTCCAGCAGTGAACAGCCTGATCCAAAGGATCAACCTCCGGAAGCGACGGGATTCCCTCATCCTGGGCGGCGTCATCGGCGTCTGcaccatcctgctgctcctctacGCCTTCCATTGA